From Planctomycetota bacterium, one genomic window encodes:
- a CDS encoding class I SAM-dependent methyltransferase, with protein MPESSRRESWFGKLLRKRREKRMFADASPQAAFDYIYQTNKWGDPDSYSGSGSNLAQTQAIRAELPALLERHGIRSLLDAPCGDFFWMRHVELPVDRYIGGDIVKALVESNNAEHGQPPQRTFIHLDLTSDTLPEVDALLCRDCMVHLDVPRNAELIENVRSSDLTYLLATSHQAVETNVEKEIGRHRLINLAKAPYHWPEPIDAITEDIEGGKDTGKVLGLWRVADLPACAVGA; from the coding sequence ATGCCCGAGTCGTCACGCCGCGAATCCTGGTTTGGCAAGCTTCTCCGAAAGCGTCGGGAGAAACGCATGTTCGCCGACGCCTCGCCGCAGGCGGCGTTTGACTACATCTACCAGACCAACAAGTGGGGCGATCCGGACTCCTACTCCGGCAGCGGCTCGAACCTCGCCCAGACGCAGGCGATCCGGGCCGAGCTGCCGGCGTTGCTCGAGCGACACGGCATCCGCTCGCTGCTCGATGCCCCGTGCGGCGATTTCTTCTGGATGCGGCACGTCGAGCTGCCGGTCGATCGCTACATCGGCGGCGACATCGTGAAAGCCCTGGTCGAGTCCAACAACGCCGAGCACGGCCAACCGCCGCAGCGCACCTTCATACACCTCGATCTGACGTCCGACACGCTGCCCGAGGTCGACGCGTTGCTCTGCCGCGACTGCATGGTGCATCTGGACGTGCCACGCAATGCCGAGCTGATCGAGAATGTGCGATCGAGTGATCTGACCTACTTGCTGGCCACATCGCACCAAGCGGTCGAGACGAACGTCGAAAAGGAAATCGGCCGACACCGACTGATCAATCTGGCCAAGGCCCCGTACCACTGGCCCGAGCCGATCGACGCGATCACCGAGGACATCGAGGGCGGCAAAGACACCGGCAAAGTCCTGGGCCTCTGGCGTGTGGCCGATCTGCCGGCGTGTGCCGTCGGGGCGTGA
- a CDS encoding trypsin-like peptidase domain-containing protein, producing MRTLLTAILLTLCTALPAVAEELPIETRSRTLELAGLEEAFRTAGRDLAPSVVAISAVGPMDVANADHDGARLTGEQLDNMLGRKPRVVGTGFAFEADGYILTNQHVIADADRLWVTTDDGTVLPALVLGSDPRGDLAVLKVAVDLPIVPLADTPAERGQWCIALGNPVGLATAGEMALSVGVVSATDRALPKLAREEDRHYHGLIQTTAEINPGNSGGPLFDLQGNVIGIVAAVILPQKQTHGLSFALPVDDVLRAKVDRLKRGLAVEYATFGLRLSDAERGGAVVRELAPDSAVGELLRVGDVIEAVNESPMHDAAAFIRTANRLAPLEPVWLTVRRADATFDVEVTPQRQPSHKHAAVTVDTRRLNWRGVTFGPLPDHFEGDGVVALVIRPDSPMADTWHAGTVVTDIAGQPVSDLVALQSVLLNADEPTMVTALDSD from the coding sequence ATGCGGACATTGTTGACCGCCATCCTCCTCACGCTTTGCACGGCGTTGCCCGCCGTGGCGGAGGAGCTACCGATCGAGACACGGTCGCGGACGCTGGAACTTGCCGGCTTGGAGGAGGCGTTCCGGACTGCCGGCCGCGACCTTGCACCGAGCGTCGTGGCGATCTCGGCCGTGGGACCGATGGATGTCGCCAACGCCGACCACGACGGGGCCCGACTGACCGGCGAGCAGCTCGACAACATGCTCGGTCGAAAGCCGCGCGTCGTCGGCACCGGCTTCGCGTTCGAGGCCGATGGGTACATCCTGACCAACCAGCACGTCATCGCTGACGCCGACCGGCTTTGGGTGACGACCGACGACGGCACCGTGCTCCCGGCGCTGGTCCTCGGCAGTGACCCGCGCGGCGATCTGGCCGTGCTCAAGGTCGCGGTCGACTTGCCGATCGTACCGCTCGCTGACACGCCCGCCGAGCGTGGGCAGTGGTGCATCGCCTTGGGTAATCCCGTCGGTCTCGCGACCGCCGGGGAGATGGCACTATCCGTCGGCGTCGTCAGCGCGACCGACCGCGCCCTGCCCAAGCTCGCCCGTGAGGAAGACCGCCACTACCACGGCCTGATCCAGACCACCGCCGAGATCAACCCCGGCAACTCCGGCGGTCCGCTCTTCGACCTGCAGGGCAACGTCATCGGCATTGTCGCCGCGGTGATCCTGCCGCAGAAACAGACGCACGGCCTGAGCTTCGCGCTGCCGGTCGACGACGTGTTGCGGGCCAAGGTCGATCGACTCAAGCGCGGCCTCGCGGTCGAGTACGCGACGTTCGGCCTGCGACTCAGCGACGCCGAACGCGGCGGGGCGGTCGTCCGCGAGCTCGCGCCCGACAGTGCGGTGGGCGAACTGCTGCGGGTGGGCGACGTGATCGAAGCCGTGAACGAATCACCCATGCACGACGCGGCGGCGTTCATCCGCACGGCCAATCGCCTTGCACCGCTGGAGCCGGTCTGGCTGACGGTCCGGCGGGCGGACGCGACCTTCGACGTCGAGGTCACACCCCAGCGCCAGCCGTCGCACAAGCACGCCGCCGTCACCGTCGACACGCGTCGGCTCAACTGGCGCGGCGTGACGTTCGGCCCGTTGCCGGATCACTTCGAGGGCGATGGCGTGGTCGCGCTGGTGATTCGCCCCGACAGCCCGATGGCCGACACCTGGCACGCTGGCACCGTCGTGACTGACATCGCCGGCCAGCCGGTGAGCGACTTGGTCGCCCTGCAAAGCGTCTTGCTGAACGCGGACGAGCCGACGATGGTCACCGCACTCGACAGCGATTGA
- a CDS encoding tetratricopeptide repeat protein, producing the protein MPNRLAELEKLHAREPDDPFLVYAIGTEHEKAGKYDEAIARFDQVLEMDPSYVYAHFRKGQVYEQQGDLDAARAAYEVGITAAEDHDDPKAREEIAGALDLL; encoded by the coding sequence ATGCCCAACCGTCTCGCCGAACTTGAGAAGCTGCACGCCCGCGAGCCGGACGACCCGTTTCTGGTGTACGCCATTGGCACCGAGCACGAGAAGGCCGGCAAATACGACGAAGCGATCGCCCGATTCGACCAAGTGTTGGAGATGGACCCGAGTTACGTTTACGCCCACTTTCGCAAGGGCCAGGTCTACGAACAACAGGGTGACCTCGACGCCGCCCGCGCGGCCTACGAGGTCGGCATCACCGCCGCCGAGGACCACGACGACCCCAAGGCCCGCGAGGAAATCGCCGGTGCGTTGGACCTGCTGTAG
- the ald gene encoding alanine dehydrogenase, with amino-acid sequence MKIGVPREVKSDEYRIALMPVGAALLTKAGHSVQIQSDAGTASGFPDEAYEAAGATIVHDVDALFAEADMIMKVKEPQPEEIQRFKPGQVIFTYFHFAASSDLTQACLESEIVAVAYETVLDKAGLLPLLTPMSEVAGKMSVQEGAKFLEKPQQGRGILLGGVPGVAPAKVVILGAGVVGTNAAKIAAGLGANTVLMDINLERLRYLSEVMPANVETIYSDPHTIEEHVTTADLIVGAVLVPGAKAPRLVPRDMLKRMQDGAVIVDVAVDQGGCIETSRPTTHKEPVFQVDGINHYCVTNMPGAVGRTSTIALCNATLPYALKLANKGYRQAAEDDPGFAAGINMVGGRVTNAAVAESLSMPHQAL; translated from the coding sequence ATGAAGATCGGCGTACCTCGTGAAGTGAAGTCCGACGAATACCGCATCGCGCTCATGCCCGTCGGTGCGGCCTTACTGACCAAAGCCGGGCACTCGGTCCAGATTCAGTCCGACGCGGGGACCGCCAGCGGCTTCCCCGACGAGGCGTACGAAGCGGCCGGCGCGACGATCGTGCATGACGTCGATGCGCTCTTCGCCGAGGCGGACATGATCATGAAGGTCAAGGAGCCGCAGCCGGAGGAGATCCAGCGGTTCAAGCCTGGGCAGGTGATTTTCACCTACTTCCACTTTGCCGCGAGCAGCGACCTGACGCAGGCGTGTCTCGAGAGTGAGATCGTGGCCGTGGCGTACGAGACGGTGCTCGACAAGGCCGGGCTGTTGCCGTTGCTCACGCCGATGAGTGAGGTGGCAGGGAAGATGAGCGTGCAGGAGGGGGCGAAGTTTCTCGAGAAGCCACAACAGGGTCGGGGCATTCTGCTCGGCGGCGTGCCGGGCGTGGCCCCGGCGAAGGTGGTCATTCTCGGTGCCGGCGTGGTGGGGACCAACGCCGCGAAGATCGCCGCCGGGCTCGGGGCCAACACCGTGCTCATGGACATCAACCTCGAACGCCTGCGCTATCTCTCGGAGGTCATGCCCGCAAACGTCGAGACGATCTATTCCGATCCGCACACGATCGAGGAGCACGTCACCACCGCCGACCTCATCGTTGGTGCCGTCCTCGTGCCCGGTGCGAAAGCGCCGCGGCTGGTGCCGCGCGACATGCTGAAGCGCATGCAGGACGGCGCGGTGATCGTCGACGTCGCGGTCGATCAGGGCGGCTGCATCGAGACCTCGCGTCCGACGACGCACAAGGAGCCGGTCTTCCAGGTCGACGGGATCAACCACTACTGCGTGACGAACATGCCCGGCGCCGTCGGCCGGACCAGCACGATCGCGCTGTGCAACGCGACGTTGCCGTATGCGTTGAAGCTGGCGAACAAGGGTTACCGCCAGGCGGCCGAGGACGATCCCGGTTTTGCCGCGGGGATCAACATGGTCGGCGGTCGCGTGACCAACGCCGCCGTCGCCGAGTCGCTGTCGATGCCGCACCAGGCCCTGTGA
- a CDS encoding sigma-54 dependent transcriptional regulator, translated as MRRQKLKTSLLPTHYSLLIYPLLLPPHPTDTNHMPTVADDTRRRIVLLDDDRILRDSLSALLVREGHDVIGTDTLDDARSQLTGNTVDLLLLDPACVPGDNAKLLRELRRDFPETVCVVVTGFGSIEGAVEATRAGAFEYLTKPLIDDEIRMVVQKALQQQRLVFENHALRKQVDGQFALENVISRDPRMLKIFDTLHAAADTSATVLLVGESGTGKSMLAKALHKRSPRRDKPFVEISCGALPETLLESELFGHKKGAFTGADSDKPGRFALAEGGTIFLDEINSAPLSMQVKLLRVLQEKTYEPVGGVEQLRADVRVVLATNQKLEPLVEAGTFRQDLFYRINVVTLDLPPLRERAGDVPLLAEKFLKQHVEEIGRQVIGFTDDAMVALQSYDWPGSVRELQNAIERAVILCRATRIDAADLPDTVTGKKRDFTGGEHLVLPIAPMPLKDALEEPERRIILAALERNDWNRNVTADELEINRTTLYKKIRKYRLDLGPAA; from the coding sequence GTGCGTAGACAGAAGCTGAAGACGTCCCTTCTGCCTACTCACTACTCGCTACTCATCTACCCACTACTCCTCCCGCCCCACCCGACCGATACCAACCACATGCCCACGGTGGCCGATGACACTCGCCGACGTATCGTTTTATTGGACGACGACCGCATCCTGCGCGACTCGCTCTCGGCGTTGCTGGTTCGCGAGGGCCATGACGTTATCGGAACCGACACGCTCGACGACGCACGCAGCCAACTGACGGGCAACACCGTCGACCTGCTGCTGCTCGACCCCGCCTGCGTACCCGGCGACAACGCCAAGCTGCTGCGCGAACTGCGGCGCGACTTTCCTGAAACGGTCTGCGTCGTCGTCACCGGCTTCGGCAGCATCGAGGGCGCGGTCGAAGCGACCCGTGCGGGCGCGTTTGAGTACCTGACCAAGCCGCTCATCGACGACGAGATCCGCATGGTCGTGCAGAAGGCCCTGCAACAGCAGCGGCTCGTCTTCGAAAACCATGCACTGCGCAAGCAGGTCGACGGGCAGTTCGCACTGGAGAACGTCATCAGCCGCGACCCGCGGATGCTCAAGATCTTCGACACGCTCCACGCCGCGGCCGACACGAGCGCGACCGTGCTGCTCGTCGGTGAGTCCGGCACGGGCAAGTCGATGCTCGCCAAGGCGCTGCACAAGCGCTCGCCCCGCCGGGATAAGCCGTTCGTCGAGATCAGCTGCGGTGCTTTGCCCGAAACACTGCTGGAGTCGGAGCTGTTCGGCCACAAGAAGGGTGCGTTCACCGGGGCCGACAGCGACAAGCCCGGCCGATTCGCGCTCGCCGAGGGCGGCACGATCTTCCTCGACGAGATCAACTCCGCCCCTCTATCCATGCAGGTAAAACTGCTGCGCGTGCTGCAGGAGAAAACCTACGAGCCCGTCGGCGGCGTCGAGCAGCTGCGAGCCGACGTTCGCGTCGTGCTGGCGACGAATCAGAAGCTGGAGCCGCTGGTCGAAGCGGGCACGTTCAGGCAGGATCTGTTCTACCGCATCAACGTGGTGACGCTGGATCTGCCGCCGCTGCGCGAGCGGGCCGGCGACGTACCGCTTTTGGCCGAGAAGTTCCTCAAACAGCACGTGGAGGAGATCGGCCGACAGGTCATCGGTTTCACCGACGACGCGATGGTCGCCCTGCAGAGCTACGACTGGCCCGGCAGCGTGCGCGAGCTGCAGAACGCGATCGAGCGGGCGGTGATCCTCTGCCGCGCGACACGCATCGACGCAGCGGACCTGCCCGACACGGTCACCGGCAAGAAGCGCGACTTCACCGGCGGCGAGCACCTGGTCCTGCCCATCGCACCAATGCCGCTCAAGGACGC